The Thermococcus sp. 21S7 genome window below encodes:
- a CDS encoding inorganic phosphate transporter has translation MVTVDVWLLITVILGFSMAWAIGANDAANSMSTAVGARAITPKQAVVIAGVLEFAGAYFFGKSVTETIRKGILDPTMITDPNVLVYGSVAALLAATIWLIIATKFGLPVSTTHSIIGGIAGYGIVYAGTAIVNWGKMGQVVLSWILSPIIGAIMAYLIFKAFTKSIFERKDPVRSARIWSPFWIGLAFVVIGTMFYIKVLHGNNLKTGVLMYGVPLGIIVFAVTYLLIKLRFPSSDPFIGVEAIFRKAQVVTSGYVALAHGANDVANAIGPVAAVYAVATMGLNGMQVPVPKWILAMGGLGIAVGVATYGYRVMETVGKKITELTNTRGFTIDFSAATVVLAASWLGLPISTTHTVVGAVIGIGLARGVKAINKDIVRDIIISWFVTVPVAGLISAAIFKFLMIVG, from the coding sequence GTGGTGACAGTGGACGTATGGCTACTAATAACCGTAATCCTTGGATTTTCCATGGCGTGGGCGATAGGTGCCAACGACGCGGCCAACTCTATGAGTACCGCTGTGGGTGCGAGGGCCATAACCCCGAAGCAGGCCGTCGTGATCGCCGGTGTCCTTGAGTTCGCGGGTGCGTACTTCTTCGGAAAGAGCGTCACCGAAACGATAAGGAAGGGCATCCTCGACCCTACGATGATAACGGACCCAAATGTGCTCGTTTACGGCTCCGTTGCGGCGCTTCTGGCTGCCACGATATGGCTCATCATAGCGACCAAGTTCGGCCTGCCGGTCTCGACCACCCATTCAATCATAGGGGGCATAGCCGGCTACGGAATAGTCTACGCCGGCACCGCGATAGTCAACTGGGGCAAGATGGGTCAGGTCGTCCTCAGCTGGATTCTCTCGCCTATAATCGGCGCCATAATGGCCTACCTCATCTTTAAGGCCTTCACGAAGAGCATCTTCGAGAGAAAGGATCCCGTCAGGAGCGCCAGGATATGGTCCCCGTTCTGGATTGGGCTGGCGTTCGTCGTCATTGGAACCATGTTCTACATCAAGGTTCTCCACGGAAATAACCTCAAGACGGGAGTTTTGATGTACGGCGTCCCCTTGGGCATAATCGTGTTCGCGGTAACGTACCTCCTGATAAAGCTCCGCTTCCCGAGCAGCGACCCCTTCATCGGCGTTGAGGCGATATTCAGGAAGGCGCAGGTGGTTACTTCTGGCTACGTTGCCCTGGCCCACGGCGCCAACGACGTCGCCAACGCGATAGGTCCGGTCGCGGCGGTTTACGCGGTGGCCACGATGGGCCTTAACGGCATGCAGGTTCCCGTTCCCAAGTGGATACTCGCCATGGGCGGTCTTGGAATAGCGGTCGGTGTCGCCACCTATGGGTACAGGGTCATGGAAACGGTCGGCAAGAAGATAACCGAGCTTACCAACACGCGCGGCTTCACCATCGACTTTTCCGCGGCGACCGTTGTCCTCGCCGCCAGCTGGCTTGGACTGCCCATCTCGACGACCCACACTGTGGTCGGCGCGGTCATAGGAATAGGCCTCGCGAGGGGAGTAAAGGCAATAAACAAGGACATCGTTAGGGATATAATAATCTCCTGGTTCGTTACCGTTCCGGTCGCGGGTCTGATAAGCGCGGCCATATTCAAGTTCCTGATGATCGTGGGGTGA
- a CDS encoding TIGR00153 family protein: MQVWTKLFAKSPFKPLIKHADVVLSTVETLEKALQYWYEGNYEEMRKVAIEVDRLEDVADRIKEEIRNSLSSKLMMAVAREDVLIYLHMQDKVADAAEDTAKWLLIKKPDCVPTEVKDIILQMGMESINAAKLVHEAIVQMDRVIESGFTDGEIEREYEIIRGIESVENKIDGLDTKLMQLVFENADRLSWGDGFYILNIARTLSNISDKAKDAAERIRLMMNK; the protein is encoded by the coding sequence ATGCAGGTGTGGACGAAGCTCTTCGCGAAGAGCCCCTTCAAGCCCCTCATAAAGCATGCGGATGTCGTGCTCAGCACCGTTGAGACGCTGGAGAAGGCCCTCCAGTACTGGTACGAGGGGAATTACGAGGAGATGCGGAAGGTTGCAATCGAGGTTGACCGGCTTGAGGATGTTGCGGACAGGATAAAGGAGGAGATAAGGAATTCCCTCAGCTCCAAGCTCATGATGGCCGTTGCGAGGGAGGACGTGCTAATATACCTCCACATGCAGGACAAGGTGGCGGATGCCGCCGAGGACACCGCGAAGTGGCTGCTCATCAAGAAGCCCGACTGCGTCCCAACGGAGGTCAAGGACATAATTCTCCAGATGGGCATGGAGAGCATCAACGCCGCCAAGCTAGTCCACGAGGCCATAGTCCAGATGGACAGGGTTATAGAGAGCGGCTTTACCGATGGGGAGATAGAAAGGGAGTACGAGATAATCAGGGGAATAGAGAGCGTTGAGAACAAGATAGATGGCCTCGACACGAAGCTCATGCAGCTCGTCTTCGAGAACGCCGATAGGCTCAGCTGGGGCGACGGCTTCTACATCCTCAACATCGCCAGAACCCTCAGCAACATCTCGGACAAGGCCAAGGATGCGGCCGAGAGGATACGGCTCATGATGAACAAGTGA
- a CDS encoding ABC transporter ATP-binding protein, whose protein sequence is MIEVQNVEKVYEFGKVRALKGINLKFEDGKFYIIAGASGSGKTTLLNILTGIDRPTGGRVVVDGTDMAAMGEKELRRYRLENFGIIFQFFYLVPYLTGLENVMLPMKYSRKIRNPEGRALELLRLVNAEHLKDKMPSQMSGGEMQRIAIARALANDPRYLFADEPTANLDWENKMRVWNLLRRINEKEGVTVIASTHEREFFEFADVLIVLRDGEVHEVKGSP, encoded by the coding sequence ATGATCGAAGTTCAAAACGTTGAGAAGGTGTATGAGTTCGGTAAAGTCCGGGCTCTAAAGGGAATTAACCTGAAGTTCGAGGACGGGAAGTTCTACATCATAGCCGGCGCTTCGGGGAGCGGGAAGACTACCCTCCTCAACATCCTGACAGGCATTGACAGGCCGACGGGCGGCAGGGTAGTCGTGGACGGGACCGATATGGCCGCAATGGGGGAGAAAGAGCTGAGGCGCTACCGCCTGGAAAACTTCGGGATAATATTCCAGTTCTTTTACCTTGTGCCCTACCTGACCGGCCTCGAAAACGTCATGCTCCCGATGAAGTACTCCCGGAAAATCCGGAACCCCGAGGGGAGGGCGCTGGAGCTGTTGAGGCTCGTCAACGCCGAACATTTGAAGGACAAGATGCCGTCCCAGATGAGCGGCGGCGAGATGCAGAGGATTGCCATCGCAAGGGCTTTAGCTAACGATCCCAGGTACCTCTTCGCGGACGAGCCCACAGCAAACCTCGACTGGGAGAACAAGATGAGGGTCTGGAATCTGTTGAGGCGAATAAACGAGAAGGAGGGCGTTACTGTCATAGCCTCGACCCACGAAAGGGAGTTTTTCGAGTTCGCCGACGTCCTGATAGTTCTCAGGGACGGTGAGGTCCATGAAGTTAAGGGCAGTCCTTAG
- a CDS encoding ABC transporter ATP-binding protein, translating to MIEAEHLTKYYPPPFRGFFDLESIKDFLGKPREEIPALVDLNFRVREGEIFGLLGPNGAGKTTLCKIANGLLEPSSGKLLIDGHDSFREHGKVAGKMFTVFTGERDMWGIFQWRLSVQRNLQFIARLWKVPEGEIGERIEYALKLLNLWEKRDEWYQKLSAGMKQKVYIASALVVRPKYLILDEPTVFLDVITKGEIHDAILTMAREFGTTVLLTTHDLGEAEKLSDRVLLFNKRPILEGKPEEISRKLRVPVDKKVVALVEGKFNCNWEGLVKCTFKNGYTHLVAYLKVEEVDEFVRFLSSRGVLQIKVEDLSLEDVFLLIFDNRLFGG from the coding sequence ATGATAGAGGCGGAGCACCTGACCAAGTACTACCCTCCCCCGTTCCGGGGCTTCTTCGACCTGGAGAGCATAAAGGACTTCCTAGGTAAGCCGAGGGAGGAGATTCCGGCCCTAGTGGATTTGAACTTCAGGGTTAGGGAGGGTGAGATATTCGGCCTCCTCGGCCCGAACGGCGCGGGAAAGACGACCCTCTGTAAAATCGCCAACGGCCTGCTGGAGCCGAGTTCCGGAAAACTGCTCATAGACGGCCACGACAGCTTCCGGGAGCACGGCAAGGTTGCGGGCAAGATGTTCACTGTCTTCACCGGCGAGAGGGACATGTGGGGCATATTCCAGTGGCGTCTGAGCGTTCAACGAAACCTCCAGTTCATCGCGAGGCTGTGGAAGGTCCCGGAGGGTGAGATAGGGGAGCGCATAGAGTACGCGCTCAAGCTGCTGAACCTGTGGGAGAAGAGGGACGAGTGGTACCAGAAGCTCTCGGCTGGAATGAAGCAGAAGGTCTACATCGCCTCCGCCCTGGTTGTGAGGCCAAAGTATCTCATACTCGACGAGCCAACGGTTTTTCTTGATGTGATAACTAAGGGTGAGATACACGACGCAATACTGACCATGGCAAGAGAGTTCGGGACCACTGTTTTGCTTACCACCCACGACCTTGGGGAGGCGGAGAAGCTGAGCGACAGGGTTCTGCTCTTCAACAAGAGGCCTATCCTGGAGGGAAAGCCTGAGGAGATAAGCAGGAAGCTTAGGGTTCCAGTTGATAAGAAGGTTGTGGCCCTGGTGGAGGGAAAATTCAACTGCAACTGGGAGGGTCTCGTGAAGTGCACCTTTAAGAACGGCTATACCCACCTCGTTGCGTACCTTAAGGTTGAAGAAGTTGATGAGTTCGTGAGGTTTCTATCCTCACGGGGTGTCCTTCAGATTAAGGTGGAGGACCTATCACTTGAGGACGTGTTTTTACTTATCTTTGATAATAGGTTATTTGGGGGATGA
- a CDS encoding metallophosphoesterase, translating into MKKAAFTLVLVLMVMVSGCIGQSGPSQTSTATGPAGGIDFGSYEKGGVLAQWKSLADVSKVYVSGGYEGLAKHYFPNAQILPASQYDGGVAILSPADARALLRGRPILITVSDYFGYVVYKLGLKFVGPDKGVFAVFNKDGRPYFVFTGTSRAGAGAAVKYALDLAGGNAPNTEDVIRSGEFEGVVLKVIGDNNWNGVPDDGEHWYLDSFRTREPFIYDWRIVDGENVTVRGGFIRLVNGSTVYIRALGFNVSVDVGDSKGVELTYVVENINPSVVELPAGAETGDTWVRLSTSEASFNIAPKNLGDYKVIAFGDHRSDGGKEPPEVFLKIRDEVNSDDAVFIIDGGDLVYSGKVDEWAALLKEWKWNKPIFLAPGNHEYRGEGVNVYHTFFGPDDYSFALGDYYYIFINNVEDDYGLGDGVFAWLEGELEKAKGMGKRPVIVLHAPPVDPRPDGDHAMNPEDGKRLLALMKEYNAFGIFSHIHIYWYGEEDGVQMLITGGGGAPLYAPPDQGGFYHYVRLSMGADGSIGVEPVKVSP; encoded by the coding sequence ATGAAGAAAGCCGCTTTTACCCTCGTTCTGGTTTTAATGGTGATGGTCTCGGGTTGCATCGGCCAGAGCGGTCCGAGCCAGACGTCAACCGCCACCGGCCCCGCCGGCGGGATAGACTTCGGGAGCTACGAGAAGGGCGGGGTCCTGGCGCAGTGGAAGAGCCTGGCGGACGTATCCAAGGTTTACGTCAGCGGGGGCTACGAGGGGCTGGCAAAGCACTACTTCCCGAACGCGCAGATACTCCCCGCGAGCCAGTACGACGGCGGCGTCGCGATACTCTCGCCCGCCGATGCGAGGGCCCTGCTGAGGGGCAGACCGATTCTCATAACTGTCAGCGATTACTTCGGGTACGTGGTCTATAAGCTCGGCCTTAAGTTTGTCGGTCCGGACAAGGGCGTCTTCGCCGTCTTCAACAAGGATGGCAGGCCCTACTTCGTATTCACCGGAACGAGCAGGGCCGGCGCGGGTGCCGCGGTGAAGTACGCCCTGGATTTGGCGGGCGGAAATGCCCCCAACACCGAGGACGTTATCAGGAGCGGGGAGTTCGAGGGCGTCGTTCTCAAGGTCATAGGCGACAACAACTGGAACGGCGTCCCCGACGACGGGGAGCACTGGTATCTGGATTCTTTCAGGACGAGGGAGCCATTCATCTACGACTGGCGCATCGTTGACGGTGAGAACGTGACGGTCAGGGGAGGGTTCATAAGACTGGTCAACGGTTCGACCGTCTACATCCGCGCCCTGGGTTTCAACGTCAGCGTTGACGTGGGGGACTCAAAGGGCGTTGAGCTGACCTACGTCGTCGAGAACATCAACCCGTCCGTCGTTGAACTTCCCGCGGGGGCTGAAACCGGGGACACATGGGTCAGGCTGAGCACTTCCGAGGCTTCCTTTAACATCGCTCCGAAGAATTTGGGGGATTACAAGGTGATAGCCTTCGGCGACCACAGGTCCGATGGTGGGAAGGAGCCGCCGGAGGTCTTCCTGAAGATACGGGACGAGGTAAACTCCGACGATGCGGTCTTCATAATCGACGGCGGTGACCTCGTCTACTCGGGCAAGGTTGACGAGTGGGCGGCCCTGCTGAAGGAGTGGAAGTGGAACAAGCCGATATTCTTGGCCCCCGGGAACCACGAGTACCGCGGGGAGGGCGTGAACGTCTACCACACCTTCTTCGGCCCGGACGACTATTCGTTCGCACTCGGGGATTACTATTACATATTTATAAACAACGTCGAGGACGACTACGGGCTGGGCGATGGGGTCTTTGCCTGGCTGGAGGGTGAGCTTGAGAAGGCGAAGGGCATGGGAAAGAGGCCGGTTATAGTCCTCCATGCCCCGCCGGTGGACCCAAGGCCGGATGGGGACCATGCGATGAATCCGGAGGACGGGAAGAGGCTTCTGGCGCTCATGAAGGAGTACAACGCCTTCGGAATATTCAGCCACATCCACATCTACTGGTACGGCGAGGAGGACGGTGTGCAGATGCTCATCACCGGTGGCGGCGGTGCGCCCCTCTACGCACCCCCCGACCAGGGCGGCTTCTACCACTACGTCAGGCTCTCGATGGGGGCCGATGGAAGCATAGGGGTCGAACCCGTGAAGGTGAGCCCTTAA
- a CDS encoding ABC transporter permease produces the protein MRDGVGIVREFFNIQREVFFSYRWDVVSYLIGLLIQVAVMGIFASLVTIDANIEQYGTDSFLQFFLIGFIVHNIIFLPRGSLSKLLIGRSFPMLYASPAGMVAIFVGINAWNVVWSLMIMGLITAVFVLFYGLVIHINLGALLVILAGFTLTFALELFSAGFRAATKARQDPINWFLNLTSQLVSGLYFPPDALPWWLQPISKIHPERYILEMARLTMGGGYSVSQIWPSFVNLVITTGVMLVVGVAMFRWGVGKAMQLGTLGHV, from the coding sequence ATGAGGGACGGTGTTGGAATAGTCCGTGAGTTCTTCAACATTCAGAGGGAGGTCTTTTTCAGCTACCGCTGGGACGTGGTCAGCTACCTGATAGGCCTTCTAATCCAGGTTGCGGTGATGGGGATATTCGCCAGCCTGGTGACGATAGACGCCAACATCGAGCAGTACGGAACCGACTCCTTCCTCCAGTTCTTTCTGATAGGCTTCATCGTGCACAACATAATATTCCTTCCGCGGGGTAGCCTTTCCAAGCTCCTGATTGGGCGGAGCTTCCCGATGCTCTACGCCTCCCCCGCCGGAATGGTGGCGATCTTCGTGGGAATAAACGCCTGGAACGTCGTCTGGAGCCTCATGATAATGGGCCTGATAACAGCAGTCTTTGTTCTCTTCTACGGCCTGGTCATACACATCAACCTCGGTGCCCTGCTCGTTATCCTCGCGGGCTTCACCCTCACCTTCGCCCTGGAACTGTTTTCAGCCGGCTTTCGGGCGGCGACCAAGGCTAGACAAGACCCGATAAACTGGTTCCTCAACCTCACCTCCCAGCTCGTGAGCGGTCTCTACTTTCCCCCCGACGCCCTCCCCTGGTGGCTCCAGCCCATCTCCAAGATACACCCCGAGAGGTACATTCTTGAGATGGCCAGGCTGACGATGGGCGGGGGCTATTCAGTGTCCCAGATCTGGCCCAGCTTCGTTAACCTCGTCATCACCACCGGGGTCATGCTGGTCGTTGGCGTGGCGATGTTTCGGTGGGGCGTTGGAAAGGCAATGCAGCTGGGCACCCTCGGGCACGTGTGA
- a CDS encoding FtsX-like permease family protein, whose amino-acid sequence MKLRAVLRKLGREKKKAVVIFLTFFIVSLGINYTLSAIGGVLKAFEGYTAKGNVDFDAKGVSIDDLREFGEIINYMYYNTTIVKIHGREFHAMVGYGEFSAIKEKPSGNEVIVLGMNDVKRGEEVEINGKFYTVKASYYFPSGTPIILMNEKGRWLYVFMNSKNPDELARYLEKHAQVRYFKAFEGEQPYMDVLKNAKNFLMSFFYLLLGAAISVIVLTTIAHVKSGVREIGIHKALGLPNSFIFLLFAGDYLLMSLTAYVLGMLPGLWLGYHYSYLFIEAPIQRNYSYALPYDITVLLLITLLVIFPGVYIVGIRPIDGLRFVPKRTSVLRFFAVFFVISLASLSAYMAYIGITNVLNDVTYSFNLKVYGDPEVVGKLPGEKVGILTGQQIDGVTVTFYFVAFNSTIGMPLKEGRWLRKENEAVIGIGLAKELGLKVGDTLRLKVLGEEKEYRIVGISRAPFSNFRVIFLPKIKAIPDNVAFLKVEDPEAKKFKYERMRLYVKTVEDIKGETQQNVSLFRSMIFGLIVMILIVALFALFALIYLEIEGNEKVYATLKAVGIPNSYVWREFLKKAIPSLIISSLLALPISLKVGEYIGNIVLPVELGMGDLGGVAPLLLVLYLLYGVFIVLLTERALNRLDVVKALRS is encoded by the coding sequence ATGAAGTTAAGGGCAGTCCTTAGAAAGCTCGGGCGCGAGAAGAAAAAAGCTGTAGTAATTTTTCTGACGTTCTTTATAGTGAGCTTGGGGATAAACTATACTCTCTCCGCAATAGGAGGAGTGCTCAAGGCATTCGAAGGCTACACTGCAAAGGGAAACGTGGATTTTGATGCTAAAGGTGTAAGCATTGATGACCTGAGGGAGTTTGGGGAGATAATCAACTACATGTACTATAACACGACGATTGTAAAGATACACGGAAGAGAATTTCATGCCATGGTGGGCTACGGTGAGTTCAGCGCTATTAAAGAAAAGCCCTCAGGCAATGAGGTTATAGTCCTCGGGATGAATGATGTTAAGAGAGGAGAAGAAGTAGAGATAAATGGAAAATTCTACACAGTCAAAGCCTCCTACTACTTCCCTTCTGGGACTCCTATAATATTAATGAATGAGAAGGGAAGATGGCTCTACGTCTTCATGAACTCCAAGAATCCAGACGAGCTTGCGAGATACCTAGAAAAGCATGCCCAAGTCAGATATTTTAAGGCCTTCGAAGGGGAGCAACCTTATATGGACGTTCTCAAAAATGCAAAGAACTTCCTGATGAGTTTCTTCTATCTCCTCCTTGGAGCAGCAATCAGTGTTATAGTCCTAACAACCATAGCTCATGTGAAGAGTGGTGTCAGAGAGATTGGAATTCATAAAGCGCTGGGACTGCCGAATTCTTTTATCTTTCTACTCTTTGCCGGCGATTATCTCCTTATGTCCCTAACAGCGTATGTCCTTGGAATGCTTCCGGGTTTGTGGCTTGGCTACCACTACTCATACCTCTTCATAGAAGCTCCAATACAACGGAACTACTCCTACGCACTCCCCTATGACATAACGGTGCTCCTTCTCATCACACTTCTTGTAATCTTTCCTGGAGTATACATAGTTGGCATAAGGCCAATCGATGGCCTGAGGTTTGTGCCAAAGAGGACATCAGTCCTTAGATTTTTTGCAGTTTTCTTTGTCATATCTTTGGCCTCTCTTTCTGCTTACATGGCATATATAGGAATCACAAACGTTCTCAACGATGTTACCTACAGCTTCAACCTGAAGGTCTATGGAGACCCCGAAGTCGTAGGAAAGCTTCCAGGTGAAAAAGTTGGAATTTTGACAGGACAGCAAATCGACGGAGTCACGGTAACTTTCTACTTTGTGGCTTTCAATTCCACAATAGGAATGCCTCTAAAAGAGGGCAGGTGGCTGAGGAAAGAGAATGAAGCCGTTATTGGAATTGGACTTGCAAAAGAGCTTGGGCTTAAAGTCGGAGACACCTTAAGGCTTAAGGTTCTTGGAGAGGAGAAAGAATACAGGATCGTTGGGATAAGCAGAGCCCCATTTTCAAACTTTAGGGTCATTTTCCTTCCAAAAATAAAGGCTATTCCTGATAACGTGGCTTTCCTTAAGGTTGAGGATCCAGAGGCTAAGAAGTTTAAATATGAACGCATGAGACTTTACGTGAAAACAGTTGAGGACATTAAAGGAGAAACCCAGCAGAATGTTTCCCTGTTCCGCTCAATGATATTCGGCTTAATTGTTATGATACTCATCGTAGCTCTCTTTGCCCTCTTCGCCTTAATCTACTTGGAAATCGAGGGCAACGAGAAGGTTTACGCAACACTCAAGGCTGTCGGCATTCCAAACTCCTACGTTTGGAGGGAATTCCTCAAAAAGGCGATACCCTCACTGATTATTAGCTCGCTCCTGGCCCTGCCGATAAGTCTTAAAGTTGGGGAGTACATCGGGAACATCGTTCTGCCGGTAGAGCTTGGTATGGGTGATTTGGGGGGAGTGGCACCGCTGTTGCTGGTGCTTTACCTCCTCTATGGGGTCTTCATAGTCCTGCTGACGGAGAGGGCGCTTAACAGGCTTGACGTCGTTAAAGCGCTGAGGAGCTAA